A genome region from Neptunomonas japonica JAMM 1380 includes the following:
- a CDS encoding YaiI/YqxD family protein translates to MHIWVDADACPRVIKDILFRAAERTSTTMTLVANQLISTPPSPLINAIRVPAGFDVADNYIVQKLSAGDLVITADIPLAAEVVEGKGIALNPRGELYTLENIRQLLSMRDFMDTLRNTGVETGGPKSFNEQDRRTFANQLDSLLAKVR, encoded by the coding sequence ATGCACATTTGGGTTGATGCAGACGCCTGCCCACGCGTCATTAAAGATATTCTATTTAGAGCTGCAGAACGCACTAGTACAACAATGACATTGGTGGCGAACCAACTCATTAGCACCCCACCCTCACCATTAATTAATGCTATTCGTGTACCTGCAGGCTTTGATGTGGCCGATAATTACATTGTGCAAAAGCTATCGGCTGGCGATTTAGTTATTACCGCCGATATCCCCTTGGCTGCCGAAGTAGTTGAGGGTAAAGGTATAGCCTTAAACCCACGAGGAGAGCTCTATACACTCGAGAATATTCGACAGCTGCTTTCTATGCGTGACTTTATGGACACATTGCGTAACACCGGCGTTGAAACAGGTGGGCCGAAGTCATTTAATGAACAGGATCGTAGAACATTTGCTAATCAGCTAGATAGCTTACTCGCTAAAGTCCGATAG
- a CDS encoding DUF1285 domain-containing protein produces MDVTKPTFDFAEVSRQIDTASGKGAPPVDKWHPDFCGDIDIRILRDGQWLYNGSPIGRPAMVKLFATVLWKENEAYFLKTPVEKIGIQVDDVPFHFIHVETVAHALGEALCFISLTGDRVIASAGNPIRVETDPITGEPSPYLYVRFGMEGLISRSVFYTLVEKAHEELCEGVTQIVVNSAGETYVLGNAE; encoded by the coding sequence ATGGATGTAACCAAACCAACTTTTGACTTTGCAGAAGTCAGTCGACAAATTGATACAGCGTCGGGAAAGGGAGCGCCACCAGTGGATAAATGGCATCCAGATTTTTGTGGCGATATAGATATACGCATATTACGCGATGGCCAGTGGTTGTATAACGGTTCGCCCATTGGTCGTCCTGCAATGGTTAAATTATTTGCGACAGTATTATGGAAAGAAAATGAGGCCTATTTTCTTAAAACACCCGTCGAAAAAATAGGCATTCAAGTTGATGATGTTCCTTTTCACTTTATTCATGTAGAGACGGTCGCTCATGCGCTTGGTGAGGCGTTATGCTTTATCAGTCTTACAGGAGATAGAGTTATAGCCAGTGCAGGTAACCCTATTCGAGTGGAGACAGACCCTATAACTGGAGAGCCGTCTCCGTATCTCTATGTTAGATTTGGTATGGAGGGCCTGATCAGTCGTTCAGTTTTTTACACTCTCGTGGAAAAGGCTCATGAGGAGCTATGTGAGGGTGTTACACAGATTGTGGTTAATAGCGCAGGGGAGACTTACGTTTTAGGCAATGCTGAGTAA
- a CDS encoding retropepsin-like aspartic protease family protein, whose translation MPKKKCRRCQQIRMVAILLSMIAILLLMMMGKSQAEIYKYTDDSGKRVYVGSLSQVPQKYKTQIQLQTPSDEVNNTGRFSEKNKKVSASIKVRSEIRRLERMLAQMETPVKIQKNQVLIPVSVTYHGKEAKVHMLMDTGASGTVFHRDALARLDAMSEAAGYARVAGGGVIKVSSIEFDRIKVGPFKAKNIRSFVIDNKSPGGKFDGLLGMDFLMNVKYEVDFDRKVIIWDPIRYKAMEVLLKEAQSTP comes from the coding sequence ATGCCTAAGAAAAAATGCAGGCGCTGTCAGCAAATAAGAATGGTAGCTATCTTACTAAGTATGATAGCTATTTTACTCCTTATGATGATGGGTAAGTCACAAGCTGAAATCTATAAATACACAGATGACAGTGGCAAACGCGTTTATGTTGGTAGCCTTAGTCAGGTTCCTCAAAAATATAAAACCCAAATACAACTCCAGACGCCTTCTGATGAAGTTAATAATACAGGCCGCTTCTCAGAAAAAAACAAGAAAGTGTCTGCTTCAATAAAAGTGCGTTCAGAAATTCGTAGACTTGAAAGAATGCTAGCGCAGATGGAAACACCAGTGAAAATACAGAAGAATCAGGTATTGATACCTGTTTCTGTGACGTATCACGGTAAGGAGGCCAAGGTTCATATGCTGATGGACACAGGGGCCAGTGGCACCGTATTTCATCGTGATGCATTAGCGCGCCTTGATGCAATGAGTGAAGCAGCCGGTTATGCTCGTGTTGCTGGAGGGGGAGTTATTAAAGTTAGTAGTATAGAGTTTGATCGAATAAAAGTCGGGCCTTTCAAAGCAAAAAATATCCGCTCTTTTGTCATTGATAATAAGTCGCCCGGAGGTAAATTTGACGGTCTATTAGGAATGGACTTTCTAATGAATGTTAAATATGAAGTAGATTTTGATAGGAAAGTTATTATATGGGACCCCATTCGTTACAAGGCAATGGAAGTGCTGCTAAAAGAAGCACAGTCCACGCCTTGA
- a CDS encoding translation initiation factor Sui1, which yields MASLQNQLSRLVYSTEAGDVCPDCRKSKDACCCQENTDNDRISSLDGIVRIRRETSGRKGKGVTTVSGVPLVDAELKKLTKRLKQHCGTGGALKDGIIEIQGDHRESIKSLLEQLNYTVKLAGG from the coding sequence ATGGCCTCATTACAAAATCAACTAAGTCGATTGGTTTACTCAACGGAAGCCGGCGATGTTTGCCCAGATTGCAGAAAATCTAAAGATGCGTGCTGTTGCCAAGAAAATACCGATAATGATCGCATTTCTTCTTTAGATGGTATTGTTCGTATTAGGCGCGAAACATCAGGGCGAAAAGGAAAAGGTGTAACAACTGTATCAGGTGTTCCGCTAGTTGATGCTGAGTTGAAAAAGCTCACGAAGCGTCTCAAGCAACATTGCGGAACAGGTGGGGCGTTGAAGGACGGTATTATCGAAATTCAGGGTGACCACCGAGAGAGCATAAAGTCTTTACTTGAACAGCTGAATTACACAGTGAAACTTGCCGGAGGTTAA
- a CDS encoding deoxyguanosinetriphosphate triphosphohydrolase, whose product MMRWDKLLTVKRYGHESIASPEVGRSHFHKDHDRVVFSSAFRRLGRKTQVHPLVLNDHIHTRLTHSIEVGSVGRTLGIRVGELLTSSLPEWVSSHDIGMIVQSACLAHDIGNPPFGHAGEYAIRDWFKQSKGAEFLQPLSSIECLDLETFEGNAQGFRVVTCIENHLYDGGLRLTYPTLGTLLKYPWTAEHATGKGKFSCYLTESETLNKLGNELGLVSLGKNRWCRHPLAYLMEAADDICYAILDLEDAIELNILTFDAIKPILLQLCGDLEFEDGIFYSQASARRKVSALRGKAMENMVNSAVDAFMNNYAQIMAGQYQGELLLDGDVGVKEGLSAAKALAKNKVFPDTRKTELEVGAYSCLGILLDAFCHAVYEQYQKGSAENLSYRSEKIMSLMGIHAPDPSWSLYHAYIRALDFISGMTDNYAAYLARQIGGLSR is encoded by the coding sequence ATGATGCGCTGGGATAAACTGCTAACAGTAAAGCGTTATGGTCATGAGTCTATAGCTTCGCCAGAGGTAGGGCGTAGTCACTTCCATAAAGACCACGATCGTGTGGTGTTCTCCAGTGCGTTTAGACGGTTAGGACGTAAAACCCAAGTACACCCGTTAGTATTAAACGACCACATTCATACACGCTTAACTCATTCGATTGAAGTCGGAAGTGTTGGTCGTACACTAGGTATCAGAGTCGGTGAGTTACTAACATCTAGCTTGCCTGAATGGGTGAGCTCTCACGATATTGGAATGATTGTTCAGTCTGCATGTTTGGCCCATGATATTGGTAACCCACCTTTTGGTCATGCAGGTGAGTATGCCATTAGAGACTGGTTTAAACAGTCAAAAGGAGCCGAGTTTTTACAACCCTTATCATCGATAGAATGCCTTGACCTTGAAACCTTTGAGGGAAATGCTCAAGGGTTTAGAGTGGTTACCTGTATAGAGAATCATCTTTATGATGGTGGGTTGCGTTTAACTTACCCTACGCTAGGTACTTTACTTAAATACCCTTGGACAGCTGAACATGCAACAGGAAAAGGGAAATTCAGCTGCTACCTAACTGAAAGCGAAACACTTAATAAACTAGGTAATGAGTTAGGCCTAGTGTCTTTAGGAAAAAATCGTTGGTGTCGTCATCCACTTGCTTATTTAATGGAAGCTGCTGATGATATTTGTTATGCAATATTAGATTTAGAAGATGCTATTGAGCTTAACATTCTGACTTTCGATGCGATTAAGCCTATCTTATTACAGTTGTGTGGTGATTTAGAATTTGAGGATGGGATATTTTATAGCCAGGCATCTGCACGGCGTAAGGTATCAGCATTACGTGGAAAGGCCATGGAAAATATGGTTAATTCTGCTGTTGATGCTTTTATGAATAATTATGCACAAATTATGGCAGGCCAGTATCAAGGAGAGCTATTACTTGATGGTGATGTGGGTGTAAAAGAAGGGCTAAGTGCAGCTAAAGCGTTAGCAAAAAATAAAGTGTTTCCTGACACAAGAAAAACTGAGCTTGAAGTAGGTGCTTATAGTTGCTTAGGGATTCTACTAGATGCTTTTTGCCATGCTGTTTATGAGCAGTACCAGAAAGGAAGTGCGGAGAACTTAAGCTACCGAAGTGAAAAAATTATGAGTTTAATGGGGATTCATGCTCCGGATCCAAGTTGGTCGTTGTATCATGCTTATATTAGGGCACTGGATTTTATCAGTGGAATGACTGACAACTACGCTGCTTATTTGGCTAGACAAATAGGTGGTTTATCCCGTTAG
- a CDS encoding methyl-accepting chemotaxis protein produces the protein MSALKLKHKMLLLTIIPLVVAILVVMLVVKVKLEEMGVHEVAAIRSTMMDSKQETAKAYMDMAYTAVKSITDKASGADDVEAKNKVAEILRSITYGEKNDGYVFVYDYSGTAIAMRPKPSLEGKNLMGLKDPNGIYIIKELIDKAKQGGGYVTYFWSKPSKNMDVEKLSYALGISKFGWMLGTGFYIDDIDDAVAAAQQGIDSNMAKTQVFIAGTGIVLLIFFVFVALYIAGKVTQPLRDTAEALTDISQGEGDLTRRLKVMSEDEVGQVSQGFNDFADKIQGLVIDLKGGIADLSKSTVQMNNVVTKTHTDVQKQRHETAQAAAAVHEMAAAAQEVAGNAVGAASAAQEADNETLSGQKIVEDTIVAIQALSDDVNKASDVIGQLDVDADKIGTVVNVIKEIAGQTNLLALNAAIEAARAGEYGRGFSVVADEVRTLANRTQQSTQEIQSMIERLQTGAREAVGVMDTSKAQSIATVERAAQASGSLSVITGSVSTITQMNTQIASAAEEQTAVADEISQNVQQVADIAEHSASNADALSATTKEMSALEQRLMRIVNQFKV, from the coding sequence ATGAGTGCATTAAAGCTCAAACATAAAATGCTATTGCTAACGATTATCCCACTGGTAGTGGCTATTCTTGTCGTCATGTTAGTAGTAAAAGTGAAATTAGAAGAAATGGGTGTGCATGAGGTTGCTGCTATTCGTTCAACCATGATGGATTCAAAGCAAGAAACAGCTAAAGCCTATATGGATATGGCGTATACAGCGGTTAAATCAATTACTGATAAAGCTTCTGGAGCAGATGATGTTGAGGCCAAGAATAAAGTAGCAGAAATACTTAGATCAATCACTTATGGGGAGAAAAATGATGGCTATGTATTTGTTTATGACTATTCAGGGACCGCTATTGCTATGAGGCCAAAGCCCTCTTTAGAAGGTAAGAATCTAATGGGCCTTAAAGATCCAAATGGTATTTATATTATTAAAGAGCTAATTGATAAGGCTAAACAAGGTGGTGGCTATGTTACTTATTTCTGGAGTAAGCCTTCGAAAAATATGGATGTAGAAAAACTGAGTTATGCATTAGGCATCTCAAAATTTGGTTGGATGCTAGGAACAGGCTTTTATATCGATGATATCGATGATGCAGTCGCTGCGGCTCAGCAGGGTATTGATTCTAATATGGCGAAAACTCAAGTATTTATTGCTGGAACAGGTATCGTGTTACTCATTTTCTTCGTGTTCGTTGCTTTGTATATCGCAGGCAAGGTAACTCAGCCGCTACGCGATACTGCAGAAGCGCTGACAGACATTAGCCAAGGTGAGGGAGATTTAACTCGTCGCTTGAAAGTTATGTCCGAGGATGAAGTGGGACAAGTATCGCAGGGCTTCAATGACTTTGCAGATAAAATTCAAGGCTTGGTGATTGATTTAAAAGGTGGAATAGCGGACCTTTCAAAATCGACAGTGCAAATGAATAATGTCGTTACTAAAACACATACTGATGTTCAAAAGCAGAGACATGAAACGGCACAAGCCGCTGCTGCAGTGCACGAAATGGCCGCTGCTGCACAAGAAGTGGCTGGAAATGCTGTTGGCGCAGCGTCTGCGGCGCAAGAAGCGGATAATGAAACACTGAGCGGGCAAAAAATAGTTGAAGACACTATCGTTGCTATTCAGGCTTTATCAGATGATGTGAATAAAGCATCGGATGTTATTGGGCAGCTAGATGTTGATGCCGATAAAATCGGCACTGTTGTGAATGTTATTAAAGAGATTGCAGGCCAAACTAATCTACTTGCGTTAAATGCCGCTATTGAGGCTGCTCGTGCAGGTGAGTATGGGCGTGGTTTCTCTGTTGTAGCTGATGAAGTTCGAACATTAGCAAACCGAACTCAACAGAGTACACAAGAGATTCAAAGCATGATTGAACGTTTGCAGACAGGAGCAAGAGAAGCTGTTGGCGTGATGGATACCAGTAAAGCTCAAAGTATTGCAACAGTAGAAAGAGCAGCACAAGCCAGCGGGTCGTTAAGTGTTATAACGGGTTCTGTCAGCACTATCACACAGATGAATACGCAGATAGCTAGTGCTGCTGAGGAGCAGACGGCAGTCGCAGATGAAATCAGCCAGAATGTCCAACAAGTGGCCGATATAGCAGAGCATTCAGCTAGTAATGCTGATGCCTTGTCAGCAACAACCAAAGAGATGTCTGCACTGGAGCAGCGCTTAATGAGAATAGTAAATCAGTTTAAAGTATAA
- a CDS encoding peptidylprolyl isomerase → MLTQLNKLLLITFIFLFSHFSYAQNTSTNPKVVLETTAGSITIELFSNEAPVTVENFLRYIDEGLYVDTQFHRVISGFMIQGGGFTKDLKKKPNHAPIKNESSNGLSNKRGTIAMARTQDPNSATNQFFINLVDNLNLNQVGNRAGYTVFGEVSQGVEVIDKIGKVKTTTRSRYRNVPVEPILILSAKRL, encoded by the coding sequence ATGCTCACTCAGCTCAATAAGTTACTATTAATTACTTTTATCTTTCTATTCAGCCACTTTTCATACGCTCAAAACACATCGACCAACCCTAAGGTTGTACTTGAAACAACCGCTGGCAGCATTACGATCGAACTATTCTCGAACGAAGCTCCTGTGACGGTAGAAAATTTCTTGCGCTATATTGATGAAGGCTTATATGTTGATACGCAGTTTCATAGAGTTATCAGCGGATTTATGATTCAAGGAGGGGGGTTCACCAAGGACCTGAAAAAAAAGCCAAACCATGCACCAATAAAGAATGAATCATCAAACGGGTTAAGTAATAAACGCGGCACGATTGCAATGGCGAGAACTCAAGACCCTAACAGTGCAACCAACCAATTTTTTATCAATTTAGTCGATAACCTCAACCTTAATCAGGTTGGAAATCGTGCGGGATATACAGTTTTTGGTGAAGTGAGTCAGGGAGTAGAAGTGATAGACAAGATAGGAAAAGTAAAAACAACCACACGCTCACGTTACCGTAACGTACCTGTTGAGCCCATATTGATTTTAAGTGCCAAGCGTCTTTAA
- a CDS encoding YiiD C-terminal domain-containing protein produces the protein MPTQHSEGFLEWLKTQIPLLNHMGLGQLTYDGKQLVLPAELAPNVNDKGTGFGGSLATLATISGWCLTTLLLKEQALDCDVMIRDCEMRYLAPVTGDFHAQVDTPSALELDSFLSRLKEKGRARLALDVFIIQDGVTALSMKGNYVAVIRD, from the coding sequence ATGCCTACCCAGCATTCAGAAGGATTTCTAGAATGGCTTAAAACGCAAATACCGTTGTTAAACCATATGGGATTAGGCCAGCTTACGTATGACGGTAAGCAGCTAGTGTTACCGGCTGAGTTAGCGCCAAATGTTAATGATAAAGGAACGGGCTTTGGTGGATCGTTAGCCACATTGGCAACGATTTCTGGGTGGTGCTTAACAACCTTATTGTTGAAAGAACAAGCATTGGATTGTGATGTCATGATTCGTGACTGTGAAATGCGTTACCTTGCCCCCGTCACAGGTGATTTTCATGCACAAGTAGATACTCCTTCTGCACTTGAACTTGATAGCTTCCTTTCACGTTTAAAGGAAAAAGGGCGTGCCCGTTTAGCACTTGACGTGTTTATTATTCAGGATGGGGTTACAGCGTTAAGCATGAAAGGTAACTATGTTGCCGTTATTCGTGACTAG
- a CDS encoding nitroreductase family protein, producing the protein MDAIELLHNRVSAPVLFEPAPSKEQLNVMFNAALRAPDHAGLQPWRFLVIEGDARNDLGELFVKAIRTKGNALAEDKAAKLQKKPMRAPMIVVAIANIQQHLKVPEVEQVITAGCATHSLILAAYAQGLGAMWRTGEMAFDPVVKAGLGLQAHEQVIGFLYLGTAKRMREVSQNNVEHVFSTWSGKS; encoded by the coding sequence ATGGACGCTATTGAACTGTTGCATAACCGAGTATCTGCGCCGGTATTGTTTGAACCTGCTCCTTCTAAGGAGCAGTTAAATGTGATGTTTAATGCAGCACTAAGAGCACCGGACCATGCTGGGCTTCAGCCATGGCGATTTCTGGTAATTGAAGGCGATGCTAGAAATGATTTAGGTGAACTTTTTGTAAAAGCTATACGTACTAAAGGAAATGCTCTTGCAGAGGACAAAGCGGCTAAGCTTCAAAAAAAGCCAATGCGTGCTCCAATGATTGTAGTGGCGATAGCTAATATACAGCAGCATCTTAAAGTTCCTGAAGTTGAGCAGGTGATAACGGCCGGATGCGCTACTCATAGCTTGATATTAGCAGCTTACGCTCAGGGTTTAGGTGCTATGTGGAGAACCGGTGAGATGGCTTTTGACCCTGTTGTAAAAGCGGGGTTGGGGTTGCAGGCTCATGAGCAAGTTATTGGCTTTCTTTATCTTGGGACAGCAAAAAGAATGCGTGAAGTTAGCCAAAATAATGTAGAGCATGTTTTCTCTACTTGGAGTGGGAAAAGCTAA
- the queF gene encoding NADPH-dependent 7-cyano-7-deazaguanine reductase QueF (Catalyzes the NADPH-dependent reduction of 7-cyano-7-deazaguanine (preQ0) to 7-aminomethyl-7-deazaguanine (preQ1) in queuosine biosynthesis), producing MSEQDVLDQSPLGSGTVYINEYTPDLLFPIQRDLNWKNRGIERASLPFVGEDIWNGYEVSWLNLKGKPVVRIASFFIPANSQSIVESKSFKLYLNSFNLSRFDSDDSVINQMQKDLSASAGGSVRVELYHPDQMPDLSRFEGECLDELDITVDDYQPAPHLLSVGKNKVTQALYSHLLKSNCPVTGQPDWASIQVQYTGLEIDREGLLKYFISYREHGDFHEQCVENIFMDIWQRCQPESLTVYARYVRRGGLDINPVRSSEPVKPLNLRLSRQ from the coding sequence ATGAGTGAGCAAGATGTTCTTGACCAGTCGCCGTTAGGTAGTGGTACTGTTTATATTAACGAATATACGCCAGACCTTTTGTTTCCCATTCAGCGTGATTTGAACTGGAAAAATCGCGGAATTGAGAGGGCTTCGTTGCCCTTTGTAGGTGAAGATATATGGAACGGTTATGAAGTTTCTTGGTTGAATCTCAAAGGGAAGCCTGTTGTTAGGATCGCGAGCTTTTTTATTCCGGCAAACTCTCAAAGTATCGTTGAATCAAAATCATTCAAGTTGTATTTGAACTCTTTCAATTTAAGTCGATTTGATAGTGATGACAGTGTTATAAATCAGATGCAGAAGGATTTATCAGCATCTGCTGGAGGGTCTGTAAGGGTGGAGTTATATCATCCCGATCAAATGCCAGATTTAAGCCGTTTTGAAGGAGAGTGTCTGGATGAGTTGGATATTACGGTTGATGATTACCAGCCGGCGCCCCATTTGCTGAGCGTTGGTAAAAACAAGGTAACACAAGCGCTGTATAGTCATCTGCTTAAGTCAAATTGTCCTGTAACAGGGCAACCGGACTGGGCATCTATTCAAGTGCAATATACGGGTTTAGAAATTGATCGGGAAGGACTACTGAAGTACTTTATTTCTTATCGTGAGCACGGTGATTTTCATGAGCAATGCGTTGAAAATATCTTTATGGATATTTGGCAGCGTTGTCAGCCTGAGTCGTTAACGGTTTACGCTAGGTATGTGCGTCGTGGTGGGTTAGACATTAATCCTGTGCGTAGTAGTGAGCCTGTTAAACCTCTCAACCTTAGATTAAGTCGTCAATAA
- a CDS encoding ABC transporter permease, whose product MSHQELWIAFSTIVRKEIRRFTRIWAQTLLPPAITMTLYFIIFGNLIGSRIGEMGGFNYMEFIVPGLIMMSVITNSYGNVVSSFFSTKFQRNIEELLVSPTPNWVILSGYVLGGVSRGLAVGFIVTLLSLFFTKLQVHSLGVTIATVLMTSILFSLGGFINAVFANSFDDISIIPTFILTPLTYLGGVFYSIQLLPEFWQGVSQLNPILYMVNTFRYGILGVSDINVGFAFAVIVLFNVVLFLVALKLLNMGKGIRQ is encoded by the coding sequence ATGAGTCATCAAGAGTTATGGATTGCTTTTAGTACTATTGTTAGAAAAGAGATTAGGCGTTTTACACGTATATGGGCACAGACGTTGCTTCCTCCAGCTATCACAATGACTTTATATTTTATTATCTTTGGGAACTTGATTGGTAGTCGAATCGGTGAAATGGGAGGTTTCAACTATATGGAGTTTATCGTTCCCGGACTAATTATGATGTCGGTTATAACTAACTCATATGGGAATGTCGTTTCTTCATTTTTCAGTACTAAGTTTCAGAGAAACATTGAAGAGTTATTAGTGTCGCCTACTCCTAATTGGGTGATCTTATCGGGTTATGTATTAGGCGGGGTTTCGCGAGGCCTTGCTGTTGGCTTTATTGTTACGTTGCTGTCCCTGTTTTTCACCAAGTTACAGGTCCATAGCTTGGGTGTGACTATAGCAACGGTGCTAATGACATCTATTTTGTTTTCATTGGGGGGCTTTATCAATGCGGTTTTTGCTAACTCATTTGATGATATCTCAATTATTCCTACTTTCATATTAACGCCGCTAACTTATTTGGGAGGGGTGTTTTATTCTATACAGTTATTGCCAGAGTTTTGGCAGGGCGTTTCTCAGTTAAACCCTATTCTCTATATGGTTAATACATTCCGTTATGGGATCCTAGGGGTTAGTGATATTAATGTGGGGTTCGCGTTTGCCGTCATAGTTCTATTTAATGTAGTGCTGTTTTTAGTGGCATTAAAATTGTTGAATATGGGTAAGGGGATTCGTCAATAA
- a CDS encoding ABC transporter ATP-binding protein, whose translation MTIALSIKDLRKVYGNGFEALKGISFDVQQGDFFALLGPNGAGKSTTLGIVSSLVNKTSGQVEIFGFDLEKDKAAAKRSLGVVPQEFNFNMFEKVGDIVRTQAGYYGIPVDLAKQRAEFYLKKLGLWDKRDSRAQMLSGGMKRRLMIARALVHEPKLLILDEPTAGVDIELRRSMWAFLQEINEAGTTIILTTHYLEEAESLCRNIAIIDHGSIVHNTSIKSLLQQLNTETFILDVQPDQAENVVIDGYLARLEDPHTLVVQVNKGQGLNGLFAQLKSQNIEVTSMRNKSNRLEELFVSMVEKNLEKKGV comes from the coding sequence ATGACAATAGCGCTATCAATTAAAGATTTGCGTAAAGTCTATGGTAATGGCTTTGAAGCTCTTAAAGGAATTTCATTTGATGTTCAACAAGGTGATTTTTTTGCATTGCTTGGACCAAATGGCGCAGGTAAGTCAACAACGTTGGGTATCGTTTCGTCTTTAGTCAATAAAACCAGTGGGCAGGTTGAAATTTTTGGGTTTGATCTTGAGAAAGATAAAGCAGCAGCCAAGCGTAGTCTAGGTGTGGTTCCGCAAGAATTTAATTTTAATATGTTTGAAAAAGTTGGCGATATTGTACGTACTCAAGCAGGGTATTATGGTATTCCAGTTGATCTTGCAAAACAACGAGCTGAATTTTATCTAAAGAAGCTTGGTTTATGGGATAAACGCGATAGTCGCGCTCAGATGCTTTCTGGTGGCATGAAGAGACGCTTGATGATTGCTCGTGCGCTTGTACATGAACCTAAGTTGCTAATTTTGGATGAACCTACCGCAGGTGTTGATATTGAGTTGCGCCGTTCCATGTGGGCATTTTTGCAGGAAATAAACGAGGCTGGTACGACCATTATTTTAACAACGCATTATTTGGAAGAGGCGGAAAGCTTGTGCCGAAATATTGCCATTATTGATCATGGATCAATTGTTCATAATACGTCTATCAAATCGCTTCTTCAGCAGTTGAATACAGAAACCTTTATTTTAGACGTACAGCCTGATCAGGCAGAAAACGTTGTGATTGACGGCTACTTAGCTCGTCTTGAAGACCCGCATACACTGGTTGTTCAGGTCAACAAGGGGCAAGGTTTGAACGGTTTATTTGCTCAGCTAAAAAGCCAAAATATCGAGGTGACGAGTATGCGTAATAAATCGAACCGTCTGGAAGAGTTATTTGTTTCCATGGTTGAAAAAAATCTGGAGAAGAAAGGCGTATGA
- a CDS encoding PA2817 family protein translates to MTAYQFHHLNFLKIAYNNFIKQEPFTLENISKEDEQFILDFQQLVKDFEEGSEEVYTNGEAALERAFRMYPEIAHLIARDLLWYFGGSCLHNMPDHEIENFQRLDELRFEAEEKGEEFDYLNKRASVFGQN, encoded by the coding sequence ATGACAGCGTATCAATTTCATCACCTTAACTTCTTGAAGATTGCTTATAACAACTTTATTAAGCAAGAGCCATTCACGCTAGAAAACATCTCTAAAGAAGATGAACAGTTCATACTGGATTTTCAGCAACTCGTTAAAGACTTTGAAGAGGGTTCTGAAGAGGTATACACCAACGGTGAAGCAGCCCTTGAACGCGCCTTTAGGATGTATCCTGAGATAGCACACTTGATCGCTCGTGATTTGCTGTGGTACTTCGGAGGAAGTTGTCTTCACAACATGCCGGACCATGAGATTGAGAACTTCCAACGCCTTGATGAACTTCGCTTTGAAGCAGAAGAGAAAGGCGAAGAGTTCGACTATCTCAATAAAAGAGCAAGTGTTTTCGGCCAAAACTAA